From one Zhongshania sp. R06B22 genomic stretch:
- a CDS encoding translocation/assembly module TamB domain-containing protein translates to MTQATSSKRARSALAVLATWLIRGFLACSFVVITLVTALYFILDTQRGSDWLLTKGLAIVSPQATFTSYTGTLASGIQLKDLHLPLATADIDIASIDSAWNLWGILGGELPIHKLHIDQLHIVLHPTANVPAEPSPLSPWPTLSLPFPLNIQDARIQKITVDQDENIQTIDLISLQAYSGLLRTAISALTIKSKVYSATLSGDVNNRPPYKMHISMDWSLDLPEQTTFSGKGRLSGNLRNLHIKHSLTRPATVISDARISNWYQPSQAIVDLHRIKIELRSDWPEIALPLSTAMQGRLPIPQLSSRNGHLQISGSWDNYVLSLHSQLAAGANQGSETAKSSNDDTPSSQTIIAQVLKKPATFKLEFNGNKLAILLNTLTLDTEAGKLGIRGRINANGLLAAPSANPSQDQALDWQLKVKAENIDTASALPQWPIKLATNLDSKGFWGDTGYRADLIINTLSGDIAGKAIAGSGAVTASNKGQEFKKLVLQLGDNHLSANGKLLDKSELNWLVNAPKLSQILPQLSGSVSSQGTLRGGAITQLFNKGRSPLIVADLKVREFQYQQYRIAAAHLALSTNAAKEVSLQIKGEGISASPLNKANLDLKASGSIEQHQLALTVTDDDKQLALDLIGALKQSNSQYQWLSSIQDLSLNSAVSGPWQLAGSSALDLAANTVSLSTMCLQQDSTKVCANGSLQGDRISASGHIDALALERFTAASLPPGSAISGTLNSHFSIAGKIDDLSGDLDISSQDIVIRYQADEDQTMAEYQASLASKTKIQHSRLNTNAIFSIADIGSINANLSTQGLAASSEIQGDINGGFSNLSWLGGLFPQLENLNGVLSTQLAVSGQLAEPLAQGSLSLTDVKMELPDLGISLQNAKAELAFDSRGPWQLESKIVSGKGVLNISGHGALGGIGGPSGQLRISGDNITVLDRADGLVLISPDINASLSPELIKIRGTLTIPKGNYSLKTLPDQAAGVSADERIVNQQTTSDVKSRAIDTRVDIVLNDSFEFKGYGLSTRLGGQLKLSQKTDSLLQGFGSLSLYDGVYKAYGQKLNVERGLLIFQGPLDNPGLNITAIRETKTATVGVNIGGFAQDIRSELFSDPILPPTDVMAILITGKAPADLNKSDANQVMNAAAALGISQSRGISNTLQNTFGVDVVSLQGGDSYEDSSLVVGKYLNPDLFISYVQNLFTPAGSVQLDYTLSKNLGLKAQSGKAQSIDLLYKIEHGQQ, encoded by the coding sequence ATGACCCAAGCCACTTCGTCAAAGCGAGCGCGCAGCGCACTGGCTGTTTTGGCCACCTGGCTTATTCGCGGGTTTTTAGCGTGTAGTTTTGTCGTGATCACTCTAGTCACTGCTCTCTACTTTATATTGGACACCCAGCGCGGCAGCGACTGGCTACTCACTAAAGGTCTCGCCATAGTTTCACCACAGGCCACGTTTACCTCCTATACCGGAACGCTTGCGAGCGGCATTCAACTTAAAGACCTGCACCTACCGCTAGCAACTGCTGACATTGATATCGCGTCCATCGACAGCGCATGGAATTTATGGGGCATTCTCGGCGGTGAATTGCCGATACATAAATTGCATATTGACCAGTTACATATTGTCCTTCACCCCACGGCCAATGTCCCGGCGGAGCCCTCGCCCCTGTCGCCATGGCCGACGCTGAGTTTACCGTTCCCGCTCAACATACAAGACGCAAGAATCCAAAAAATCACCGTAGACCAAGACGAGAATATCCAAACCATCGACCTCATTTCGCTACAGGCGTATAGCGGACTTCTGCGCACTGCTATTAGCGCACTCACGATAAAAAGTAAGGTGTATTCAGCGACCCTGAGTGGCGACGTCAACAATCGCCCACCGTATAAAATGCATATATCGATGGATTGGTCGCTAGACCTGCCTGAGCAAACAACATTCAGCGGTAAAGGCAGGCTCAGCGGAAACCTCCGTAATCTACATATAAAGCATAGCCTCACCCGCCCTGCGACAGTTATTAGCGATGCGAGGATATCTAATTGGTATCAACCATCGCAGGCAATAGTCGATCTCCACAGGATTAAGATCGAGCTAAGATCTGACTGGCCAGAGATAGCACTCCCCCTGAGTACGGCTATGCAAGGTAGATTGCCAATACCGCAGCTCAGCAGTCGCAATGGTCACCTGCAAATTAGCGGCAGCTGGGATAATTACGTCCTTAGTCTGCATAGTCAGCTCGCAGCGGGTGCAAATCAAGGTAGTGAGACAGCAAAGTCGAGCAATGACGACACGCCATCATCGCAAACCATCATTGCTCAGGTATTAAAAAAGCCGGCAACATTTAAACTAGAGTTTAACGGCAATAAACTCGCCATTTTATTGAACACCCTGACGCTTGACACCGAGGCAGGCAAGCTTGGTATTAGAGGCCGGATCAACGCCAATGGCTTGCTAGCCGCGCCCTCTGCAAATCCATCTCAAGACCAAGCATTAGACTGGCAGCTAAAGGTAAAAGCCGAAAACATAGACACCGCCAGCGCCCTCCCTCAATGGCCAATCAAGCTGGCCACAAACCTAGATAGCAAAGGTTTTTGGGGTGATACCGGCTATCGTGCAGACCTCATCATTAACACCTTATCTGGCGATATTGCTGGCAAAGCCATTGCCGGCAGCGGCGCGGTTACTGCTAGCAATAAAGGCCAAGAATTTAAGAAGCTGGTCTTGCAGCTAGGCGACAACCACCTTAGCGCGAATGGTAAATTACTCGACAAAAGCGAATTAAACTGGCTGGTGAACGCCCCCAAACTCAGCCAAATTCTACCCCAGCTAAGTGGCTCAGTGAGCTCCCAAGGCACGCTACGTGGCGGCGCTATCACCCAGCTCTTCAACAAGGGGCGCTCTCCGCTAATTGTTGCCGACCTCAAAGTAAGGGAATTCCAATATCAGCAATACCGCATAGCAGCCGCACATCTAGCACTTAGCACCAATGCCGCTAAGGAAGTCTCGCTGCAGATAAAGGGCGAGGGTATATCGGCCTCGCCATTAAACAAGGCCAATCTCGACCTGAAAGCCAGCGGCAGCATCGAGCAACACCAATTAGCTCTCACCGTCACTGACGACGACAAGCAGCTTGCGCTCGATTTAATTGGCGCGTTAAAACAAAGTAACTCACAGTACCAATGGCTGAGTAGCATCCAAGACCTTTCGCTTAACAGCGCTGTCAGCGGCCCCTGGCAACTTGCCGGAAGCAGTGCATTGGACCTCGCGGCCAATACCGTGTCGCTTTCGACAATGTGCCTGCAACAAGACAGCACCAAAGTATGTGCTAACGGCAGCCTGCAAGGCGACCGTATTAGCGCCAGCGGTCACATCGACGCTTTAGCCCTTGAGCGCTTTACTGCAGCCAGCCTGCCACCCGGCTCGGCTATCAGCGGCACCCTGAATAGTCATTTTTCTATTGCGGGTAAAATTGATGATCTCAGTGGCGATCTAGATATTAGCAGCCAGGATATTGTTATTCGCTACCAAGCTGATGAAGATCAAACGATGGCGGAATATCAAGCCAGCTTGGCGTCTAAAACAAAGATTCAACACAGCCGCCTCAATACCAACGCCATCTTTAGTATTGCTGATATTGGCAGCATCAATGCCAATCTCAGTACCCAGGGGCTAGCCGCCAGCAGCGAGATTCAAGGCGATATAAACGGCGGTTTCAGCAACCTGAGCTGGTTGGGTGGGCTATTTCCACAACTAGAGAATCTCAACGGTGTGCTAAGCACGCAACTGGCCGTATCAGGACAGCTCGCCGAGCCGCTAGCCCAAGGCTCGCTTAGTCTAACTGATGTTAAAATGGAGCTACCCGACCTTGGGATAAGCTTGCAAAACGCCAAGGCCGAACTGGCCTTTGACAGCCGCGGGCCTTGGCAGTTAGAGAGTAAAATTGTATCAGGCAAGGGCGTACTCAATATTTCCGGCCACGGCGCGCTAGGCGGCATTGGCGGACCAAGCGGTCAACTTCGCATCAGCGGCGACAATATCACCGTCTTAGACCGCGCCGATGGCTTAGTGCTGATATCCCCAGATATCAATGCCAGCCTCAGCCCTGAGCTTATTAAGATACGGGGCACCTTAACGATTCCAAAAGGCAACTACAGCCTTAAAACCCTGCCAGATCAGGCCGCTGGCGTATCTGCAGATGAGCGTATCGTAAATCAGCAGACCACTAGCGATGTAAAAAGTCGGGCTATCGACACCCGAGTAGACATTGTGCTGAACGACAGTTTTGAGTTTAAGGGCTATGGCTTAAGCACCCGCCTCGGCGGCCAATTAAAGCTAAGCCAAAAAACCGACTCACTGCTGCAAGGCTTTGGCTCCCTGTCACTTTACGACGGGGTGTATAAAGCCTACGGTCAAAAATTGAACGTCGAACGCGGCCTGTTAATTTTTCAGGGCCCGCTAGATAATCCCGGACTGAATATCACCGCCATAAGAGAAACCAAAACCGCTACCGTCGGCGTCAACATTGGTGGCTTTGCGCAAGATATTCGCAGCGAACTTTTCTCGGACCCCATATTGCCTCCCACAGATGTTATGGCGATTCTCATCACCGGCAAAGCACCCGCTGATCTCAATAAGTCTGACGCCAATCAGGTTATGAATGCCGCCGCTGCGCTGGGAATTTCCCAGAGTCGAGGTATTAGCAATACGCTGCAAAACACCTTTGGCGTCGATGTAGTCAGCTTACAGGGGGGTGACAGCTATGAAGACAGTTCGCTGGTAGTGGGTAAATACCTAAACCCGGATTTATTTATTAGCTATGTACAAAATCTTTTCACACCTGCCGGTAGCGTGCAGCTCGACTATACCCTGAGCAAAAACTTAGGTCTGAAAGCGCAATCTGGTAAAGCCCAAAGTATTGACCTCTTATATAAAATCGAACACGGCCAACAATAG
- a CDS encoding MFS transporter — MRRLLLPLAALLISDALLLIGHGLMLTLLPLRAEIEQFSAAQTGFTASTYFIGFVISCLVTPHIVRRVGHIRCFAVLATVFSAVVLLFHALPSFVVWLVLRFIVGFCIAGLYMVIESWLNDRATRETRGTILSLYTVINLSMIILGQQMLNFADPSGPMLFGLAAILLSLAIVPVSLTATLAPAPMQVVKLDFRRLWQLSHVGMEGAITSGLVTGAFWAMGPVYARGLGLDTSQLTLFMSGVVLGGALFQLPLGRLSDHYDRRLVLYFISLAGALVSAVLVFVPVVGNAFLFLAVLWGGTVMTMYSICLAHTSDNAEASDFVLVGSGILFLYGCSSAVGAPLASVFMSLFGPRGLFAFAAVCLLGFTLGISIRRKSHVVAIVDETEPFVTILETSPVIFELDPRHNDGEDSEFLAADGSSPGSDQDKASL; from the coding sequence ATGAGGCGTTTGTTATTACCGCTGGCAGCATTATTAATATCCGATGCCTTGTTGCTAATTGGGCATGGGCTGATGCTGACGTTGCTGCCATTGCGGGCCGAGATAGAACAATTCTCGGCTGCCCAGACCGGTTTTACCGCGTCTACCTACTTCATTGGCTTTGTTATCAGCTGTCTTGTTACCCCGCATATCGTGCGGCGTGTCGGGCATATACGCTGCTTCGCGGTATTAGCAACGGTATTTTCGGCGGTGGTATTATTGTTTCATGCTTTACCCAGTTTCGTCGTATGGCTGGTCTTGCGGTTTATTGTGGGCTTTTGTATTGCCGGTTTATATATGGTGATAGAAAGCTGGCTGAACGATCGCGCCACGCGTGAGACCCGCGGTACGATACTTTCGCTGTACACGGTTATAAACCTCAGCATGATTATCCTCGGCCAGCAGATGCTGAATTTTGCCGATCCGTCTGGACCGATGCTCTTTGGCTTGGCGGCGATATTATTGTCCTTGGCAATTGTGCCCGTTTCCCTAACGGCAACCTTGGCGCCAGCGCCAATGCAGGTAGTGAAATTAGATTTTCGCCGCCTCTGGCAGCTATCGCATGTGGGTATGGAGGGCGCTATTACCAGCGGTTTAGTAACGGGCGCGTTTTGGGCCATGGGTCCGGTTTATGCCCGTGGGCTGGGGTTGGATACATCGCAATTGACCTTGTTTATGAGTGGTGTGGTATTAGGTGGCGCACTGTTTCAACTGCCACTGGGGCGTCTATCTGATCACTATGATCGCCGTTTGGTTTTGTATTTTATTAGCCTAGCGGGCGCGCTAGTGTCAGCGGTGTTGGTATTTGTCCCAGTGGTTGGCAATGCATTTTTGTTTTTGGCCGTGCTCTGGGGCGGGACGGTGATGACGATGTATTCAATTTGTTTGGCACATACTTCAGATAACGCCGAAGCCAGTGATTTTGTGTTGGTGGGGAGTGGTATTTTGTTTTTATACGGCTGCAGCTCGGCGGTGGGGGCGCCGTTGGCATCGGTGTTCATGTCTCTGTTCGGACCGCGGGGTCTATTTGCCTTTGCTGCGGTGTGTCTATTGGGCTTCACTCTGGGTATTTCGATTCGCCGTAAATCTCATGTGGTAGCAATTGTTGATGAGACCGAGCCCTTCGTAACAATACTTGAGACCTCACCGGTGATTTTTGAGTTGGACCCGCGGCACAACGATGGCGAGGATAGTGAATTCCTCGCAGCCGATGGCTCGTCGCCGGGGTCGGATCAGGATAAGGCTAGCTTATAA
- a CDS encoding malate dehydrogenase — protein sequence MKQPVRVTVTGAAGQIGYALLFRIASGAMLGDDQPVILHLLDITPAMDALQGVRMELEDCAFPLLAGVVCTDDPSVGFKDADYALLVGARPRGPGMERKDLLEANAAIFSVQGKAIDENASKNIKVLVVGNPANTNALIAQRNAPSISPRNFTAMTRLDHNRAMTQIAIKTGKTVNDVTNMTIWGNHSATQYPDLFNAKVSGQTASDLVDQAWLEADFIPTVQQRGAAIIKARGASSAASAANAAIGHVRSWALGTEGDDWVSMGVYSDGSYGIAEGLIYSFPCRCKDGEWEIVQGVEVNDFSRGKMEASEKELAEERDGVKHLLP from the coding sequence ATGAAACAACCAGTTCGCGTCACCGTTACCGGTGCAGCCGGCCAAATTGGCTACGCACTTCTTTTCCGTATCGCCTCCGGCGCTATGCTGGGCGACGATCAGCCCGTTATTCTGCACTTACTCGACATCACGCCTGCTATGGATGCCCTCCAAGGCGTGCGTATGGAGTTAGAAGATTGCGCATTTCCATTATTGGCCGGCGTAGTTTGCACCGATGACCCAAGTGTTGGCTTTAAAGATGCTGACTACGCCCTGCTTGTTGGCGCACGTCCGCGTGGTCCCGGCATGGAGCGTAAAGATCTGCTCGAAGCTAATGCAGCTATTTTCTCGGTACAAGGCAAGGCAATTGATGAGAACGCTAGCAAGAACATCAAAGTACTGGTTGTCGGCAACCCTGCTAACACCAATGCTCTGATTGCTCAGCGCAATGCGCCGTCTATCAGCCCACGCAACTTCACCGCGATGACCCGCCTCGATCACAACCGCGCCATGACACAAATTGCTATCAAGACCGGCAAAACTGTGAATGACGTTACTAACATGACTATCTGGGGCAATCACTCAGCAACTCAGTATCCGGATCTGTTCAATGCTAAAGTTTCTGGCCAAACCGCCAGCGACCTTGTTGATCAAGCATGGCTTGAAGCTGACTTCATTCCAACCGTTCAGCAACGCGGCGCGGCAATTATCAAAGCGCGTGGCGCATCTTCTGCCGCTTCTGCAGCCAATGCCGCTATTGGGCATGTGCGCAGCTGGGCACTTGGTACTGAAGGCGACGACTGGGTTTCTATGGGCGTTTACAGTGACGGCAGCTACGGCATTGCCGAAGGCCTGATCTACTCATTCCCTTGCCGCTGCAAAGACGGCGAGTGGGAAATTGTTCAAGGCGTAGAAGTTAATGACTTCAGCCGTGGCAAAATGGAAGCCTCTGAAAAAGAGCTCGCTGAAGAGCGTGACGGTGTAAAACACCTGCTGCCATAG
- the ttcA gene encoding tRNA 2-thiocytidine(32) synthetase TtcA gives MSSLPKLEFNKLQKRLRRHMGQAIEDYKMIEEGDRVMVCLSGGKDSYTMLDILMNLQKSAPIKFDLVAVNMDQKQPGYPEHVLPEYLDTLGLEYYIVNKDTYSIVKQKIPEGKTTCGLCSRLRRGTLYAFAEDIGATKIALGHHKDDIVQTLFLNMFYGSRLSGMPPKLLSDDKRNIVIRPLAYCRESDIEAFSEHKEFPIIPCNLCGSQENLQRQNIRKMLMEWEKTDGSRIEKIFSSMQNIAPSQMADPNLFDFASLTIDRSGERKEYEFESTLKIDAGGVPASTPISADFIELVQLN, from the coding sequence ATGTCTAGCTTGCCAAAACTTGAATTCAATAAACTTCAGAAGCGTTTGCGCCGCCATATGGGCCAAGCGATTGAAGACTATAAAATGATCGAAGAGGGTGACCGCGTGATGGTTTGCCTATCTGGCGGTAAAGACAGCTACACCATGCTCGATATACTCATGAATCTACAAAAGAGCGCGCCGATTAAGTTTGATCTAGTGGCGGTGAATATGGACCAAAAGCAGCCTGGCTATCCAGAGCATGTGCTGCCTGAGTACCTCGATACCTTGGGGCTTGAGTATTACATCGTCAATAAAGACACTTACTCGATAGTTAAGCAAAAGATTCCTGAGGGCAAAACCACCTGTGGCCTCTGCTCGCGCTTACGTCGCGGTACGCTATACGCCTTTGCCGAAGACATTGGTGCGACTAAAATTGCGCTGGGGCACCATAAAGACGATATCGTACAAACCTTATTTTTAAATATGTTTTACGGTTCACGCTTGTCGGGTATGCCTCCAAAACTGCTGTCTGATGACAAGCGCAATATCGTGATTCGTCCACTGGCCTACTGCCGTGAAAGTGATATTGAGGCCTTTTCTGAGCACAAGGAATTTCCGATTATTCCCTGCAACCTCTGTGGCTCGCAGGAAAACCTTCAGCGCCAGAATATTCGTAAAATGCTCATGGAGTGGGAAAAGACCGATGGCAGTCGCATAGAGAAAATATTCTCGTCCATGCAGAATATCGCACCCTCGCAAATGGCAGATCCAAATCTCTTTGATTTTGCGTCACTAACCATTGACCGCAGTGGTGAGCGCAAAGAATATGAGTTTGAGTCTACGTTAAAGATTGATGCCGGTGGTGTACCAGCGTCGACACCAATATCGGCCGATTTTATTGAATTGGTTCAGCTTAACTAG
- a CDS encoding SDR family oxidoreductase: protein MNNKVYLVAAASKGLGYAIAEQLALNGASLAIASRSESSIQAAATELAAATGAKVRGYCMDASDADSISTWVAQASADFGRVDGLVVNAGGPPPGQFDAFSDDDWQSAFELTLMSAVRMIRETLPHLRAAGGGSILTITSSSVKEPVDFLLLSNVMRSGVTSLAKSLSKQLAPENIRVNNLVPGLIATDRMVNLDTLQAKAKAISFDEQRTVSQATIPLGRYGDPSEFGKTGAFLLSDAASYITGATLVVDGGTMKTVW, encoded by the coding sequence GTGAACAATAAGGTGTACCTGGTCGCTGCTGCGAGCAAGGGCTTGGGTTACGCGATTGCTGAACAGCTGGCATTAAACGGCGCGTCGCTTGCTATCGCCAGCCGCAGTGAAAGTAGTATCCAGGCGGCGGCAACCGAGTTGGCGGCGGCAACAGGTGCGAAAGTGCGCGGCTATTGTATGGACGCCAGCGACGCGGACAGTATTTCCACGTGGGTTGCCCAGGCCAGCGCTGATTTTGGCCGTGTAGATGGCTTGGTGGTGAATGCCGGAGGGCCCCCGCCAGGTCAATTTGACGCGTTTAGCGATGACGATTGGCAGAGTGCCTTTGAGCTGACTTTAATGAGTGCCGTTCGCATGATTCGCGAGACCTTGCCGCATTTGCGCGCGGCCGGGGGTGGGTCAATTTTGACCATCACCTCGTCATCGGTGAAAGAGCCTGTGGACTTTTTGTTGTTATCTAATGTCATGCGCTCCGGCGTGACCAGCTTGGCTAAGAGTTTGTCTAAGCAGTTAGCGCCAGAAAATATTCGCGTTAATAATTTAGTGCCGGGTTTAATTGCCACCGATCGCATGGTGAATCTTGATACGCTGCAGGCGAAGGCAAAGGCGATAAGTTTTGATGAGCAGCGTACTGTCAGCCAAGCTACCATCCCGCTTGGTCGCTATGGCGATCCCAGTGAGTTCGGCAAGACTGGGGCATTTTTATTGTCAGATGCGGCTAGTTATATAACGGGTGCAACCCTAGTAGTGGACGGTGGCACTATGAAAACCGTGTGGTAG
- a CDS encoding nitroreductase, which produces MNVSDALKARRSIRGFKPDPIAPELLEKIFASASLAPSNCNTQPCHTVVVSGQARKDLQAAIFAEMSAGKAPTSAFTPGDQNLTGVYKDRQYQCAMGYYGTMGIERHEKDKRFALMMKNWEFFDAPHVAFISMPTSMGPVNAVDVGIYLQTLMLVLVEHGLASCPQGALAFYPDEVFKIANIPEGNGIICGLSFGYEDVGAQINQVIMDRAPLSDTTQFIS; this is translated from the coding sequence ATGAATGTCTCCGATGCACTCAAAGCCAGACGCTCAATTCGTGGCTTTAAGCCCGACCCTATCGCGCCGGAATTACTGGAAAAAATATTTGCGAGCGCCAGCTTAGCGCCGTCCAATTGCAATACTCAACCCTGTCATACTGTGGTGGTATCTGGCCAAGCCAGAAAAGATTTACAAGCTGCAATTTTTGCCGAAATGAGCGCCGGAAAAGCGCCAACCTCCGCGTTTACCCCAGGAGACCAAAACCTTACAGGGGTCTATAAAGACCGCCAATACCAATGCGCTATGGGCTATTACGGCACCATGGGTATTGAGCGTCACGAGAAAGACAAGCGCTTTGCCCTAATGATGAAAAACTGGGAATTTTTTGATGCCCCCCACGTTGCCTTTATTTCTATGCCTACCAGTATGGGCCCGGTCAACGCGGTAGACGTGGGTATTTATCTGCAAACATTAATGCTGGTCTTGGTTGAGCACGGTTTAGCCAGTTGCCCGCAGGGCGCCTTGGCGTTTTATCCCGACGAAGTCTTTAAAATCGCCAATATTCCCGAGGGCAACGGCATTATCTGCGGATTGTCCTTTGGCTACGAAGACGTGGGCGCACAAATCAACCAAGTCATTATGGATCGCGCCCCGCTAAGCGACACGACTCAATTTATAAGCTAG
- a CDS encoding autotransporter assembly complex protein TamA — MLRPAKPLAALILYSLCLNVMANDSAKLTINGGNNKLQENIRAHLAFNDISCDLSEIKLRGRLRGSDQKISEALRALGYYHGRWTLSKAKANTANSAEKNSLISAVNPLKLLKKNPENICWELQLELNPGAATNIAVLDVRIEGEGGADPVLSTYLASLPTKVGNKLLHSDYDEIKKQLSQRARSAGYFDGKFTQHSLEINTDNNTAAITIIFQSGRRYRFGAIEFGPSLLNDSLLRRYLPFQTSAPFEADKLITLQNNLVSSNYFSSVNVDQGTPDASNNTVATYITSTPKKQYETTAGIGASTDTGPRVSYGLKNRRFNADGDTYQINSQYSPVLSNLGYQYSQPGAKPLTDKTVWSTGVQKKDTDTSESTSYRAEVALISLAGSGWVQTLSLKFLHESFDIANVNNTSTLLMPGIAFARSKANDRRYPTLGWRVTAAARGALDGVVSDVSLGQFELDGKTILPILGGRLISRGGLGITALNDFSELPASLRFFAGGDNSVRGFAYESLGPENSDGEVVGGKHRLTGSVEYDHRVWGDFALATFYDAGNAFDTRDFTFYSSAGVGLRWFSPIGPIRVDFGFPLKDGGFRFHLSMGPDL, encoded by the coding sequence ATGTTAAGACCGGCCAAGCCCCTAGCAGCGCTAATACTCTATAGCCTTTGTCTGAACGTCATGGCCAATGACAGCGCCAAGCTCACCATCAACGGCGGCAATAATAAACTGCAGGAAAATATTCGCGCGCACCTTGCGTTCAATGACATCAGTTGCGATTTATCAGAAATCAAACTCCGCGGCCGCCTGCGTGGCAGCGATCAAAAGATATCTGAAGCACTCCGCGCGCTAGGCTACTACCATGGCCGTTGGACACTGAGTAAAGCTAAAGCTAACACGGCAAACAGCGCCGAGAAAAACAGCCTAATATCGGCGGTGAATCCATTAAAATTGCTAAAGAAAAACCCAGAGAATATATGTTGGGAGCTACAGCTTGAACTAAACCCTGGCGCCGCTACAAACATAGCAGTACTCGATGTTCGCATTGAGGGCGAAGGCGGCGCCGACCCGGTATTAAGCACCTACCTAGCGTCCTTACCCACCAAGGTAGGTAATAAACTACTGCACAGCGACTACGACGAAATAAAAAAGCAGCTCAGTCAGCGGGCTCGCAGCGCAGGGTATTTTGACGGCAAATTTACGCAACATAGCCTCGAGATAAACACCGACAACAACACCGCAGCCATCACCATTATTTTCCAAAGTGGCAGGCGCTACCGCTTCGGCGCCATTGAATTCGGTCCGTCTCTGCTGAACGACTCGCTGCTAAGACGTTATTTACCATTTCAAACCTCTGCGCCCTTTGAGGCAGATAAGCTGATCACACTGCAAAACAATTTAGTGAGTAGTAACTATTTTTCATCTGTTAACGTCGATCAAGGCACCCCCGACGCCAGCAACAATACGGTTGCTACATACATTACCAGCACACCGAAAAAGCAGTATGAAACCACTGCCGGTATCGGCGCATCTACTGACACCGGTCCCCGGGTGAGTTATGGCCTGAAAAATCGTCGCTTCAACGCTGACGGAGATACTTACCAAATTAACAGTCAATACTCTCCGGTATTATCCAATCTTGGCTATCAATACTCCCAGCCCGGAGCCAAGCCTCTCACCGACAAAACCGTCTGGTCTACCGGCGTCCAAAAGAAAGACACTGATACCTCAGAAAGCACCAGCTACCGCGCCGAGGTCGCGCTTATTTCACTCGCCGGCAGCGGCTGGGTACAAACTTTAAGTTTGAAATTTCTCCACGAGAGTTTCGATATCGCAAACGTCAATAACACCTCAACCCTGCTCATGCCGGGTATCGCATTTGCGCGCAGCAAGGCCAACGATCGACGCTATCCAACCCTAGGCTGGCGAGTCACAGCGGCAGCGCGCGGTGCGTTAGACGGCGTAGTGTCGGATGTAAGCCTCGGCCAATTTGAACTGGACGGAAAAACCATCTTGCCTATACTCGGCGGACGTTTAATCAGCCGCGGTGGTCTCGGCATCACAGCACTCAACGATTTCTCAGAATTGCCAGCTTCTTTGCGGTTCTTTGCTGGCGGCGACAATAGTGTGCGCGGTTTCGCCTATGAATCGCTAGGCCCGGAAAACAGTGATGGCGAGGTAGTCGGCGGCAAACATCGATTGACCGGCAGCGTAGAATACGACCACCGAGTCTGGGGCGACTTTGCACTGGCTACGTTTTACGATGCAGGCAATGCCTTCGACACCCGTGACTTCACCTTTTATAGCAGCGCTGGTGTCGGTTTGCGCTGGTTTTCGCCCATCGGTCCCATCAGGGTCGACTTCGGCTTCCCCTTAAAAGATGGCGGCTTTCGCTTCCACTTATCAATGGGGCCAGACTTATGA